Proteins from one Halopseudomonas pelagia genomic window:
- the ccmB gene encoding heme exporter protein CcmB: protein MRQIVWLLFCREWRLAWRRPGDLLNPLVFFAIVISLFPLAVGPEPGMLRSMAPGVIWVAALLATLLSLDGMFRSDYEDGSLEQWVLSAHPLALMVLVKVLHHWLISGLALVLLAPLFGLMLSLPPSVLPVLCLSLFLGTPVLSLLGAVGAALTVGLKTGGVLLALLILPLYIPVLILGTGAVEAAMQGLPVAGYALWLGCLAVLSLSLAPLAIAAGLRIGVSE from the coding sequence ATGCGGCAGATTGTCTGGCTATTGTTTTGCCGTGAATGGCGTCTGGCCTGGCGCAGGCCGGGTGACTTGCTCAATCCACTGGTGTTTTTTGCCATTGTCATCAGCCTGTTTCCGCTGGCCGTTGGCCCGGAGCCAGGCATGTTGCGCAGCATGGCGCCGGGGGTGATCTGGGTTGCCGCCTTGCTGGCCACCTTGCTGTCGCTGGACGGCATGTTCCGTAGTGATTACGAGGATGGCTCGTTGGAGCAATGGGTGTTGTCCGCGCACCCGCTGGCCTTGATGGTATTGGTCAAGGTGCTGCATCACTGGCTGATCAGCGGCTTGGCTCTGGTATTGCTGGCCCCGCTGTTCGGGCTGATGCTTTCGCTGCCACCCTCGGTGCTGCCGGTGTTGTGCCTGAGCCTGTTTCTCGGCACCCCGGTACTGAGCTTGCTAGGGGCGGTCGGTGCGGCGTTGACGGTGGGATTGAAAACCGGCGGGGTATTACTGGCCCTATTGATCCTGCCCCTGTACATTCCGGTGCTGATTCTGGGCACCGGGGCCGTTGAAGCGGCGATGCAAGGCCTGCCGGTTGCAGGCTATGCGCTATGGCTGGGCTGCCTGGCGGTACTCAGCCTGAGCCTGGCACCGCTGGCGATTGCCGCGGGTTTGCGCATCGGGGTGAGTGAATGA
- a CDS encoding heme ABC transporter permease yields the protein MSWRFFHKLGSPKWFYDISGRWLPWFAVAAALLLGVGVIWGLVFAPEDYQQGNSFRIIYIHVPAAFVAQSCYVMLAVAGVVGLVWRMKLADVALQCAAPIGAWMTVIALVTGAIWGKPTWGTYWVWDARLTSMLILLFLYFGIIALGQAISNRETAAKATAVLAIVGVVNIPIIKYSVDWWNTLHQPATFKITEKPAMPVEMWLPLLLSVLGFYALFSVSLLLRMRLEVLRRENKTRWVRDMLEKSP from the coding sequence ATGAGTTGGCGTTTTTTCCACAAACTGGGTTCGCCCAAATGGTTTTACGATATCAGCGGCCGCTGGCTACCCTGGTTTGCCGTGGCGGCCGCGCTGCTGCTGGGCGTCGGGGTCATCTGGGGGCTGGTTTTTGCCCCTGAGGACTATCAGCAGGGCAACAGTTTCAGAATTATCTACATTCACGTGCCGGCGGCTTTCGTTGCCCAGTCCTGCTACGTGATGCTTGCCGTCGCCGGTGTGGTCGGCCTGGTCTGGCGTATGAAGTTAGCCGATGTAGCGCTGCAATGCGCGGCGCCCATTGGGGCCTGGATGACCGTGATAGCCCTGGTGACCGGCGCTATCTGGGGCAAACCGACCTGGGGAACCTATTGGGTCTGGGATGCGCGGCTGACCTCGATGCTGATTCTGCTGTTCCTGTACTTCGGCATCATCGCCCTGGGCCAGGCGATCAGCAACCGCGAAACCGCGGCTAAAGCCACCGCAGTGCTGGCGATTGTCGGTGTGGTCAATATTCCGATCATCAAGTATTCGGTGGACTGGTGGAACACCCTGCACCAGCCCGCCACCTTCAAGATCACTGAAAAGCCGGCGATGCCGGTGGAAATGTGGCTGCCACTGCTGCTGAGCGTTCTAGGTTTCTATGCGCTGTTCAGTGTCAGCCTGCTGCTGCGCATGCGCCTGGAAGTTCTGCGTCGCGAGAACAAGACTCGCTGGGTGCGTGACATGCTGGAGAAATCGCCATGA
- the ccmD gene encoding heme exporter protein CcmD, with amino-acid sequence MTALSEWLAMGGHGPYVWSAYLITLVVLVLNVVLPLRAHRRLLQVEARRRRREEV; translated from the coding sequence ATGACTGCATTGTCCGAGTGGTTGGCCATGGGTGGTCACGGGCCCTATGTCTGGTCCGCGTATCTGATAACCCTGGTCGTTCTGGTACTGAATGTCGTCCTGCCGCTGCGCGCTCATCGCCGGCTACTGCAGGTCGAAGCGCGCCGCCGGCGCCGGGAGGAGGTGTAA